The proteins below are encoded in one region of Ricinus communis isolate WT05 ecotype wild-type chromosome 6, ASM1957865v1, whole genome shotgun sequence:
- the LOC8286666 gene encoding O-fucosyltransferase 20 produces MAKPKNNAKKVSYISVPSQVINSLSSSSLQTLLLSPKKPSRNKFLNWSLFKSPKVWFFALFIFGFLGMLRLWFDLDPLVPLYSYPCVTSQTQDNSFSNGYSGSKLASASNVDINSLKDQKDGFATIKGSNSVVGLALINERLGDNEKSKSLISNRYETSEGEESEFWKQPDGLGYKPCLDFSKEYRRGSELVVKDRRKYLIVVVSGGMNQQRNQIVDAVVIARILGAALVVPILQVNVIWGDESEFSDIFDLEYFKRVLANDVRIVSSLPSTHIMTRPVEEKRTPLHVSPQWIRARYLKRLNREGVLLLRGLDSRLSKDLPSDLQKLRCKVAFHALIFAPSILELGNKLAERMRSKGPYLALHLRMEKDVWVRTGCLPGLSPKYDEIISDERKRRPELLTGRSNMTYHEKKLAGLCPLNALEVTRLLKALGAPSDARIYWAGGQPLGGKEALLPITNEFPHFYNKEDLALHGELEPFVNKASVMAAIDYIVSEKSDVFMASHGGNMGHAIQGHRAYAGHKKYITPNKRHMLPYFLNSSLPEAEFNVIIKDLHRDSLGQPELRTSKDGRDVTKFPIPECMCNDSHTHSSL; encoded by the exons ATGGCGAAACCAAAGAATAATGCAAAAAAAGTGTCTTACATCTCAGTTCCATCACAAGTAATCAACAGTTTATCATCTTCTTCCTTGCAAACACTGCTTCTTTCACCAAAGAAGCCATCGAGAAACAAGTTTTTGAATTGGAGCTTGTTTAAGAGTCCCAAAGTTTGGTTCTTTGCtctttttatctttggttttcttggtATGTTAAGGTTATGGTTTGATCTTGACCCTTTAGTTCCTCTCTATTCATACCCTTGTGTCACTAGTCAAACTCAAGACAACTCTTTCTCAAATGGGTACTCAGGATCAAAGCTTGCTTCTGCTTCAAATGTTGATATAAATAGCCTGAAGGATCAAAAGGATGGGTTTGCGACTATTAAAGGGTCAAACTCAGTAGTGGGTTTGGCCTTAATCAATGAAAGACTTGGTGATAATGAAAAATCTAAATCTCTAATCTCAAATAGATATGAAACATCAGAAGGAGAAGAGAGTGAGTTTTGGAAACAGCCTGATGGACTGGGTTATAAGCCATGTTTGGATTTTAGTAAGGAGTATAGGAGAGGAAGTGAGTTGGTTGTAAAGGACAggagaaaatatttgatagttGTAGTTTCTGGTGGTATGAATCAGCAGAGGAATCAAATTGTGGATGCTGTTGTGATAGCAAGGATTCTCGGTGCTGCTTTGGTTGTTCCTATCTTGCAAGTCAATGTCATATGGGGAGATGAAAG TGAATTTTCTGATATATTTGACTTGGAGTATTTCAAGAGAGTTCTAGCAAATGATGTGAGAATAGTTTCATCGTTGCCATCAACACATATAATGACAAGACCAGTGGAGGAGAAACGGACTCCTCTTCATGTCTCCCCTCAATGGATTCGTGCACGCTATCTAAAGCGA CTTAATCGGGAAGGTGTTTTGCTTTTGCGTGGTCTGGACTCAAGGCTCTCTAAAGACCTTCCTTCTGATCTTCAGAAACTTCGATGCAAG GTGGCATTTCATGCACTTATATTTGCTCCATCAATTTTGGAGCTTGGTAACAAGCTTGCAGAGAGGATGCGGAGCAAGGGACCCTACCTCGCTCTTCATCTCCGTATGGAGAAGGATGTGTGGGTGAGGACAGGGTGTCTTCCTGGTTTGAGTCCCAAGTATGATGAGATTATCAGCGATGAGAGAAAACGACGGCCTGAACTCCTCACTGGAAGATCTAATATGACTTACCATGAGAAAAAACTTGCTGGTCTCTGCCCTTTGAATGCTTTGGAGGTGACAAG GCTGCTTAAAGCTCTTGGAGCTCCAagtgatgcaagaatataCTGGGCAGGAGGACAACCTCTTGGTGGTAAAGAAGCTTTGCTACCAATAACCAACGAATTTCCTCATTTCTACAACAAGGAAGATCTTGCCTTGCATGGTGAGCTAGAACCTTTTGTAAACAAAGCTTCGGTTATGGCTGCCATTGATTACATAGTCTCCGAAAAGAGCGATGTTTTCATGGCATCTCATGGTGGAAATATGGGTCATGCTATCCAG GGACACCGAGCATATGCAGGGCACAAGAAATATATTACCCCAAACAAAAGACACATGCTTCCTTATTTTCTCAATTCTTCTCTTCCAGAAGCAGAGTTCAATGTGATCATAAAGGACTTGCATCGCGATTCCCTGGGGCAACCAGAACTGAGGACCAGCAAAGACGGAAGGGATGTCACAAAATTTCCTATTCCAGAATGCATGTGTAATGATTCACATACACATTCCTCCTTATGA